A genome region from Pristis pectinata isolate sPriPec2 chromosome 4, sPriPec2.1.pri, whole genome shotgun sequence includes the following:
- the LOC127569016 gene encoding early growth response protein 1-like: MYVSGGAGPSPLNSGGCRGKHSSRGERAQRSGLERSEEEEEAAAAAAEEEEEEEEEEEAVPSLATSAHRSRSAPGALPIARQRARMVTKAEISLPPLLPEPLYQALDSYPKLDDVMMTGTFVTASTDQPFYGEPLEQFEHLPADTFTDISPSGDKSLIESYAAQNCRLPSVTYTGRFSLEPASSNNSLWPEPLFSLVSGIVSMSAPCSNTASSSQPISCSVQQSQSSAVYSAPSTFTNSSSDIFTEAQSPGFPSPGGSVQYPPPSYSNTKNCSSNFQLPMIPDYMFSQQEDITMSSSEQKPFQTLEPRAQPSLIPLSTIKAIATQTSCPELKNINTYHSQLIKPSRLRKYPNRPSKTPPHERPYACPMETCDRRFSRSDELTRHIRIHTGQKPFQCRICMRNFSRSDHLTTHIRTHTGEKPFACEICGRKFARSDERKRHTKIHLRQKEKKADKAMCISSSSAPTVSYQSPVTSTYPSAIVSTSFDSSVTSGYLSAVVSTSFDTPVTSTYPSAVVSTFDSPDTSTYPSAVVSTSFDSPVTSTYPSAVVSTSFDSPVTSTYPSAVVSTSFESSVTSTYPSAVVSTSFDSPVTSTYPSAVVSTSFESSVTSTYPSAVVSTSFDSPVTSTYPSPVVSTSFDSPVTSTFPSVTPASSEMSSTLTPRTIEI, encoded by the exons ATGTACGTCAGCGGCGGGGCGGGGCCGAGCCCGCTAAATAGCGGCGGCTGCCGGGGAAAGCATTCATCCCGCGGGGAGAGAGCGCAGCGGAGCGGCTTGGAGCGgagcgaggaggaggaggaggcggcggcggcggcggcggaggaggaggaggaggaggaggaggaggaggaggcggtgCCCAGCCTGGCAACCTCTGCCCACCGGTCCCGCTCTGCCCCCGGAGCCCTGCCTATAGCCCGCCAGCGAGCCAGAATGGTGACCAAGGCGGAGATCAGCCTGCCGCCCCTGCTGCCCGAGCCGCTGTACCAGGCTCTGGACTCTTACCCGAAGCTGGACGATGTGATGATGACGGGCACGTTTGTCACCGCCTCCACCGACCAGCCGTTCTATGGGGAACCCCTCGAGCAGTTCGAGCATCTGCCGGCAG ACACGTTCACGGATATTTCACCCAGCGGAGATAAGTCTCTGATCGAGTCGTATGCAGCCCAGAACTGCAGGCTTCCATCGGTCACTTACACCGGCCGCTTCTCACTGGAGCCCGCTTCCAGCAACAACAGTCTGTGGCCCGAGCCGCTCTTCAGCCTGGTCAGCGGGATCGTTAGCATGAGCGCACCTTGCTCAAATACGGCCTCGTCCAGCCAGCCCATCAGCTGCTCCGTCCAGCAAAGCCAGTCCAGTGCCGTCTACTCTGCCCCTTCCACCTTCACCAACTCCAGCTCCGATATCTTCACTGAGGCACAGTCTCCGGGCTTCCCCAGCCCCGGCGGCTCTGTCCAATATCCTCCTCCCAGCTACTCCAACACTAAGAACTGCAGCTCAAACTTCCAGCTGCCAATGATCCCAGACTATATGTTTTCCCAACAGGAAGACATCACTATGAGCAGCTCTGAGCAAAAACCTTTCCAGACACTGGAACCCAGAGCTCAGCCTTCTCTCATTCCACTGTCCACCATCAAAGCGATCGCCACCCAGACCAGCTGCCCCGAGCTCAAGAACATAAATACCTACCACTCTCAGCTGATCAAACCCTCCCGGTTAAGGAAGTACCCCAACCGACCCAGCAAGACCCCGCCTCACGAGCGGCCGTACGCCTGCCCGATGGAAACCTGCGACCGGCGCTTCTCCCGGTCTGATGAACTCACTCGCCACATCCGGATCCACACCGGCCAGAAGCCCTTCCAGTGCCGCATCTGCATGAGGAACTTCAGCAGAAGCGACCACCTAACCACACACATCCGCACACACACCGGCGAGAAGCCTTTCGCCTGCGAAATCTGTGGCAGGAAGTTTGCAAGGAGCGATGAAAGGAAAAGGCACACTAAAATCCACCTCCGGCAGAAGGAGAAGAAAGCTGACAAGGCCATGTGTATTTCCAGCTCCAGTGCCCCGACAGTTTCCTACCAGTCCCCTGTCACCAGCACCTATCCCTCGGCAATAGTGAGCACCTCCTTTGACTCCTCGGTCACTAGTGGTTACCTTTCTGCAGTAGTGAGCACCTCCTTTGACACCCCTGTCACCAGCACGTATCCCTCGGCAGTAGTGAGTACCTTTGACTCCCCTGACACCAGCACGTATCCCTCCGCAGTAGTGAGCACCTCCTTTGACTCCCCTGTCACCAGCACGTATCCCTCCGCAGTAGTGAGCACCTCCTTTGACTCCCCTGTCACCAGCACGTATCCCTCCGCAGTAGTGAGCACCTCTTTTGAGTCCTCAGTCACCAGCACGTATCCCTCCGCAGTAGTGAGCACCTCCTTTGACTCCCCTGTCACCAGCACGTATCCCTCCGCAGTAGTGAGCACCTCTTTTGAGTCCTCAGTCACCAGCACGTATCCCTCCGCAGTAGTGAGCACCTCCTTTGACTCCCCTGTCACCAGCACGTATCCCTCCCCAGTGGTGAGCACCTCTTTCGACTCCCCAGTCACCAGCACTTTCCCTTCAGTGACTCCAGCTTCCTCAGAGATGTCATCAACCCTTACACCAAGGACAATTGAAATCTGA